From a single Streptomyces sp. NBC_00377 genomic region:
- a CDS encoding ATP-binding protein has product MTSLMKPVQAAITGQPAYSQTFPCEPSTAKIGRELVRDVLGVWHLDNLADVAALIISELIANAVRHTPCDSIRLIIGRPSATRVRVGVVDRAPSRKPVLGQVGEDGESGRGLLLIDGIADRWGYDLYGSDERPRCKEVWAELFMKGDE; this is encoded by the coding sequence ATGACGAGTCTCATGAAGCCAGTTCAGGCCGCCATCACCGGCCAGCCCGCCTACAGCCAGACCTTCCCGTGCGAGCCGTCCACGGCCAAAATCGGCCGCGAGCTCGTCCGTGACGTCCTCGGCGTATGGCACCTCGACAACCTTGCCGACGTCGCCGCGCTGATCATCTCGGAGCTGATCGCGAACGCCGTCAGGCACACCCCGTGCGACTCGATCCGCCTGATTATTGGGCGGCCGAGCGCGACGCGGGTGCGCGTGGGGGTCGTGGACCGGGCGCCATCGCGCAAGCCGGTGCTCGGGCAGGTCGGGGAAGACGGCGAGTCAGGCCGTGGCCTGCTCCTGATCGATGGCATCGCCGACCGCTGGGGCTATGACCTGTATGGCTCGGACGAGCGCCCACGGTGCAAAGAGGTCTGGGCCGAACTCTTCATGAAGGGCGACGAGTGA
- a CDS encoding lantibiotic dehydratase has translation MWANGDLAEALEHASPVLAAQVGTVCTADEPSTRDVRRAALSVARYLLRSQHRATPFGLFAGVTVAEFGPRAGARWGVEHVAVGHAGAEWLAAVVERLESCPDLLERLPVVVNNTVTSRGDRLIVPFQSDAQDDRTRPVEASLALTEPVRAVRAATRAPIRFGALAGKLQAEFPEAGPEKVHRLLAELIQRRVLITSLHAPSTETDALGYLLDQLEAIDADTLPPVAEIVRELRAIRTGLEECTSPGGRDGVAAQMRAFVPGLRRHPVALDLRLDAQLVLPYVVAREIERAALILTRVSARPYGTAVWGAYHQRFYERYGIGTMVPLQEVVADSGTGYPDGYPGTSPGARRPRVSARDDALVRLAQAAALDGRDEVVLTDELIDALDVGPDEPRVPPHLEVGVRVHAASVGELQRRRFRLEVVSVSRGVGVSTGRFLSVLASAAREDLAAELADLPTTDSNTVPAQLSFPPLLPESAHVTRAPRVLPTVISLQEIRAPADDALTPADLAVGCDGRRMYLAAPERGQRIEAVGMHALNLRAHTPPLVRFLTELSRAQCAQVTVFDWGAAAAMPFLPRLRCGRTVLSPARWRLEATEQPGRARPWAEWDAALTDWRARRRLPRRVYLVEDDRRLFLDLDEAGHRTLLRQHLDRAGLAVLVEAAEPGAFGWCDGRAHEVVVPLKAIRPPTWPALPAPTPARALSPAQMQTPAASSVLLATLYGDARRQDTLLSCHLPDLLERLGGPPWWFIRFRDPEQHLRLRIALPTPEAFAETARTVSAWADELRGAGLLADLRYPTSYREMGRWGSGPAWDAAEEVFRADSRAILAQLSQPRRPHERTLVAAHTVSIASAFLGSTQAGMRWLIDHIPPTAPLSVPRPQLTDAVRLADPGDDWAALRGAPGGAAIMSAWADRDAALAAYHRHLPGPHTQGIALDDVLTSLLHVHFVRHIAVNFPEEEVCLYLARAASLAWIARTTGRTP, from the coding sequence ATCTGGGCGAACGGCGACCTCGCCGAAGCCCTGGAACACGCCAGCCCGGTCCTGGCCGCGCAGGTAGGGACCGTGTGCACGGCCGATGAGCCGTCAACGCGCGATGTCCGGCGTGCGGCACTGTCCGTGGCCCGCTACCTGCTGCGCTCCCAGCACCGGGCGACGCCGTTCGGTCTCTTCGCCGGTGTGACCGTCGCGGAGTTCGGTCCGCGGGCGGGCGCACGCTGGGGTGTGGAGCACGTGGCCGTCGGCCATGCGGGCGCAGAGTGGTTGGCCGCCGTCGTCGAGAGGCTGGAGTCCTGCCCCGACCTCCTCGAACGGCTGCCGGTGGTCGTCAACAACACCGTGACGAGCCGCGGGGACCGGCTCATCGTGCCGTTCCAATCCGATGCCCAAGACGATCGGACTCGCCCGGTTGAGGCGTCCCTGGCTTTGACCGAGCCCGTGCGCGCGGTCCGCGCCGCGACACGGGCGCCAATCCGGTTCGGTGCACTCGCGGGCAAGCTCCAGGCCGAATTCCCCGAGGCCGGGCCGGAGAAGGTGCACCGGCTGCTGGCGGAGCTGATCCAGCGCCGTGTGCTGATCACGAGTCTGCACGCGCCGAGCACCGAGACCGACGCCCTCGGGTATCTACTCGATCAGCTCGAGGCGATCGATGCCGATACCCTCCCTCCGGTCGCAGAGATCGTGCGCGAGCTGCGGGCGATCCGGACCGGTTTGGAGGAGTGCACTTCGCCGGGCGGGCGGGATGGCGTCGCAGCGCAGATGAGGGCTTTCGTGCCGGGCCTGCGCCGCCACCCTGTCGCGCTCGACCTGCGCCTGGACGCGCAGCTCGTACTGCCGTACGTGGTCGCCCGCGAGATCGAGCGAGCCGCCTTGATCCTGACCCGAGTCAGCGCCCGCCCGTACGGCACCGCGGTGTGGGGCGCGTACCACCAGCGGTTCTACGAGCGGTATGGCATCGGCACGATGGTGCCCCTCCAGGAAGTCGTCGCGGACAGCGGCACTGGCTACCCCGACGGCTACCCAGGCACCTCGCCCGGCGCCCGTCGACCTCGGGTCTCAGCTCGGGATGACGCCCTCGTACGGCTGGCGCAGGCCGCCGCGCTCGACGGCCGCGACGAGGTGGTCCTCACCGACGAGTTGATCGACGCCCTGGACGTAGGGCCTGACGAACCCCGTGTGCCGCCACACCTGGAGGTGGGGGTGCGCGTCCATGCGGCAAGCGTCGGCGAGCTGCAGCGCAGGCGGTTCCGGCTGGAGGTCGTGAGCGTGTCTCGCGGCGTCGGCGTCTCCACAGGCCGGTTCCTCAGTGTCCTGGCCTCCGCCGCCCGTGAGGACCTGGCCGCCGAGCTGGCTGACCTTCCGACCACCGACAGCAACACCGTGCCTGCGCAGCTGTCCTTTCCACCGCTCCTGCCCGAGAGCGCCCACGTCACGCGCGCCCCGCGAGTCCTGCCCACCGTGATCAGCCTCCAGGAAATCCGGGCTCCCGCAGACGATGCCCTCACACCTGCGGACCTGGCGGTGGGCTGCGACGGCCGCCGCATGTACCTGGCTGCCCCCGAGCGTGGCCAGCGCATCGAGGCCGTCGGGATGCACGCGCTTAACCTCCGCGCGCACACTCCGCCGCTGGTGCGATTCCTCACCGAATTGTCGCGTGCTCAATGCGCGCAGGTCACCGTCTTCGACTGGGGCGCTGCGGCGGCGATGCCGTTCCTACCGCGCCTGCGGTGCGGGCGCACGGTGCTTTCCCCGGCCCGCTGGCGGTTGGAGGCAACCGAGCAGCCTGGTCGCGCACGCCCTTGGGCCGAATGGGACGCCGCCCTCACCGACTGGCGGGCTCGGCGGCGGCTACCTCGGCGGGTCTACCTCGTGGAGGACGACCGGCGTCTCTTCCTCGACCTCGACGAGGCCGGCCACCGGACGTTGCTGCGCCAGCACCTCGACCGAGCGGGCCTGGCCGTGCTCGTCGAGGCGGCGGAACCGGGGGCGTTCGGTTGGTGCGACGGTCGCGCCCACGAGGTAGTGGTGCCGCTCAAGGCGATCCGGCCGCCGACGTGGCCGGCGCTTCCCGCCCCCACCCCGGCTCGCGCCCTCTCCCCAGCCCAGATGCAGACCCCGGCCGCTTCGTCGGTGTTGCTGGCCACCTTGTATGGAGACGCTCGCCGCCAGGACACCCTGCTCTCCTGCCACTTGCCGGATCTGCTCGAACGGCTCGGTGGCCCGCCGTGGTGGTTCATCCGCTTCCGCGACCCCGAGCAGCACCTGCGTCTGCGCATCGCGCTACCCACGCCGGAGGCATTCGCCGAGACGGCTCGAACCGTGAGCGCGTGGGCCGACGAGCTGCGCGGCGCCGGTCTGCTGGCGGACTTGCGGTACCCCACCTCCTATCGGGAGATGGGCCGTTGGGGATCCGGCCCTGCCTGGGACGCGGCCGAGGAAGTGTTCCGGGCGGACTCGCGAGCCATCCTGGCCCAGCTCTCGCAGCCGCGGCGCCCACACGAGCGCACGCTGGTGGCCGCACACACCGTCTCTATCGCCTCCGCGTTCCTCGGCAGCACCCAAGCCGGGATGCGCTGGCTGATCGACCACATCCCGCCCACAGCGCCCCTGTCCGTACCGCGCCCGCAGCTCACCGATGCCGTACGTCTGGCCGACCCTGGCGACGACTGGGCGGCATTGCGCGGCGCCCCTGGAGGAGCGGCGATCATGTCGGCATGGGCCGATCGCGACGCGGCGCTCGCCGCGTACCACCGGCACCTGCCAGGTCCCCACACGCAGGGCATCGCCCTCGATGACGTCCTGACCTCGCTGCTGCATGTCCACTTCGTACGGCACATCGCGGTGAACTTCCCCGAAGAAGAGGTCTGCCTCTACCTCGCTCGCGCTGCCTCCCTGGCCTGGATCGCCCGCACCACTGGGAGGACACCATGA
- a CDS encoding lanthionine synthetase C family protein: MTAQAVLDLAEAVAEQLADPHTAYLGPAVSHRQHLAYGLPGIALLHIERAAAGLGPWQRAHDWLAAASREPLTSGPDSHPFYGAPAFAHALACAAHHLPGAYQRALDTLDRQMANDVSRRVDVAHRRIDAGLLPALAEFDTIRGLSGYGSYLLRRDPGSAALRAVLDYCVRLTQPITHDGENLPGWWTGTGPSGRPDDRFRGGHANNGMAHGIGGVLALLALAARQGTFVDGHEDALDRILVWLDRCREDTGRGPAWPYWVTRDELRTGRLTSSTPRRPSWCYGTAGLARAQQLAALAHDDDGRQLDVENALVAALTDPVQLKATTDNALCHGFAGLAHVAARAADDAHPSTAGQLRATIPALLAAVQPPGTDPAHAATTLMQDEERGPGLLDGAAGIALALLAPSTAAPPRSTWDACLLIA; this comes from the coding sequence ATGACCGCACAGGCCGTGCTCGACCTGGCCGAAGCCGTAGCCGAGCAGCTCGCCGACCCCCACACGGCGTACCTTGGGCCAGCGGTCTCTCATCGGCAGCACCTTGCCTATGGCTTGCCCGGCATCGCACTCCTGCACATCGAACGGGCTGCGGCCGGCCTGGGGCCCTGGCAGCGCGCCCACGACTGGCTCGCCGCCGCATCCCGCGAACCACTCACCAGCGGCCCCGACAGCCACCCCTTCTACGGGGCGCCCGCCTTCGCGCACGCTCTGGCCTGCGCCGCCCATCACCTACCCGGCGCCTACCAGCGCGCACTCGACACTCTCGACCGACAAATGGCTAACGACGTGAGCCGCCGCGTCGACGTCGCACACCGGCGCATCGACGCCGGACTCCTCCCAGCGCTCGCGGAGTTCGACACCATTCGCGGCCTGAGCGGATACGGCTCCTACCTCCTGCGCCGCGACCCTGGCAGCGCCGCCCTGCGTGCCGTACTCGACTACTGCGTACGCCTCACCCAACCGATCACCCACGACGGCGAGAACTTGCCCGGTTGGTGGACGGGCACGGGGCCCTCGGGCCGCCCGGACGACCGCTTTCGAGGCGGACACGCCAACAACGGCATGGCGCACGGTATCGGCGGCGTGCTCGCGCTGCTGGCGCTCGCCGCCAGGCAGGGCACCTTCGTCGACGGCCACGAGGACGCACTGGACCGAATCCTGGTGTGGCTGGACCGATGCCGAGAGGACACCGGCCGAGGCCCGGCGTGGCCGTACTGGGTCACCCGGGACGAGCTGCGCACCGGCCGCCTCACCTCGTCCACGCCGAGGCGGCCGTCATGGTGCTACGGCACCGCAGGCCTCGCCCGCGCCCAGCAACTCGCCGCGCTCGCCCACGACGACGACGGCCGCCAGCTGGACGTCGAGAACGCGCTCGTGGCCGCCCTCACCGACCCCGTTCAGCTCAAGGCCACGACGGACAACGCCCTGTGCCACGGCTTCGCCGGCCTCGCCCACGTCGCCGCCCGCGCGGCCGACGACGCCCACCCCTCTACCGCCGGACAGCTCCGCGCCACGATCCCGGCACTCCTAGCCGCAGTCCAACCGCCGGGCACCGACCCCGCCCACGCCGCCACGACGCTCATGCAAGACGAGGAGCGCGGCCCCGGCCTCCTCGACGGCGCAGCCGGTATCGCACTGGCCCTCCTCGCGCCCAGCACCGCCGCACCGCCCCGATCCACCTGGGACGCCTGCCTGCTCATCGCCTGA
- a CDS encoding XRE family transcriptional regulator — MDTTRNTVLEAWMAEHGYSSNSLADAVNRALEDLTGRHGGLDGSSVRDWKAGRVTWPKSATRKALEDVSGLPAIALGFVPRGRTPSAPAPSQQEDPDMKRRTLVGGIAAATAAAAAAAAAAPGTASQRRIGMSDVDRLQKRFAEVIASDHRHGGQLGIEQRAAALADEALNLQNAGSASQRVRSSLYASAAAFRSSAMWAAIDGRRYDIAKAHMREAQALAEMSGDQAIKFRIWSHAGTMYRHMGRPADAFAANDVARNLHLTRRDPLFASLGLARQGAIHGAAQDSTGTRRAFEQAQDAMLRADPADYRPMWMLAFYDQAELDSLALSAHLALGDYSTAEYHAHRCLSALRPHMVRSRAITTTRLAHAQLAQGAPEAATLTAMKVPAEAATQHARVTRMLQEFGSALRATAPGSSSVQTWTQHAATWRMAA, encoded by the coding sequence ATGGACACCACGCGCAACACCGTTCTTGAGGCGTGGATGGCCGAACACGGCTACAGCTCCAACAGCCTGGCTGACGCTGTGAACAGGGCCTTAGAGGATCTGACCGGGAGACATGGCGGCCTCGACGGTTCATCGGTCCGGGACTGGAAAGCAGGCCGGGTCACGTGGCCCAAATCGGCTACTCGCAAGGCACTTGAGGACGTCAGCGGCCTGCCCGCCATCGCTCTAGGGTTCGTGCCACGGGGCCGGACTCCGTCCGCCCCAGCCCCATCGCAGCAGGAGGACCCCGACATGAAGCGCCGTACCCTCGTCGGCGGGATCGCGGCGGCTACCGCCGCGGCCGCCGCCGCGGCCGCCGCCGCTCCCGGCACCGCATCCCAGCGCCGCATCGGCATGAGCGACGTCGACCGCCTACAGAAGCGCTTCGCCGAGGTCATCGCCAGCGACCACCGCCATGGCGGACAACTCGGCATCGAGCAGCGTGCCGCCGCTCTCGCCGACGAGGCCCTGAATCTCCAGAACGCGGGCAGCGCCAGCCAACGGGTACGCAGCAGCCTCTACGCCTCCGCAGCGGCGTTCCGTTCCTCAGCGATGTGGGCCGCCATCGACGGCCGGCGCTACGACATCGCCAAGGCGCACATGCGTGAGGCCCAGGCCCTCGCCGAGATGTCCGGCGACCAGGCGATCAAGTTCCGCATCTGGAGCCACGCAGGCACCATGTACCGCCACATGGGCCGTCCCGCGGACGCGTTCGCCGCCAACGACGTCGCCCGCAACCTGCACCTCACCCGCCGAGACCCTCTGTTCGCCTCCCTCGGCCTGGCCCGCCAGGGCGCCATCCACGGCGCGGCGCAGGACAGCACCGGCACCCGCCGGGCCTTCGAGCAGGCACAGGACGCCATGCTGCGCGCCGACCCCGCTGACTACCGACCGATGTGGATGCTCGCCTTCTACGACCAGGCAGAACTGGACTCCCTGGCCCTGTCAGCGCACTTGGCGCTCGGAGACTATTCGACCGCCGAGTACCACGCCCACCGTTGTCTGTCCGCCCTCCGGCCCCACATGGTCCGGTCCCGGGCCATCACCACGACCCGGCTCGCGCACGCTCAGCTCGCCCAGGGTGCCCCCGAAGCCGCCACACTCACCGCGATGAAGGTCCCCGCCGAGGCCGCTACCCAGCACGCCCGGGTCACGCGCATGCTGCAGGAGTTCGGGTCCGCGCTGCGCGCCACCGCGCCGGGCAGCTCCAGCGTGCAGACCTGGACCCAGCACGCCGCCACCTGGAGGATGGCCGCATGA
- a CDS encoding cupredoxin domain-containing protein — protein MAGVFTLLALAGCSNGGNGTAPATSPSSAATSDGPGTARIVIENVTFSSAVLQVRPGAKITVVNRDSAAHTVTATGDKTTFDTGNITGGTTVTFTAPSTTGSYSYICTIHRNMKGTLTVR, from the coding sequence GTGGCAGGAGTGTTCACCCTGCTCGCCCTGGCCGGCTGCTCAAATGGCGGCAACGGCACCGCCCCCGCCACCAGCCCCTCATCCGCCGCAACCAGTGACGGCCCCGGCACGGCGCGCATCGTGATCGAGAACGTCACCTTCAGCTCGGCGGTTCTTCAGGTACGCCCCGGTGCGAAGATCACCGTCGTGAACCGTGACTCGGCCGCGCACACCGTGACCGCCACCGGGGACAAGACGACGTTCGACACCGGCAACATCACAGGAGGCACAACAGTCACCTTCACCGCTCCGTCCACAACCGGCAGCTACTCCTACATCTGCACCATCCACCGGAACATGAAGGGCACCCTCACCGTGCGCTGA
- the fxlM gene encoding methyltransferase, FxLD system, giving the protein MPPDRSDRWQQHNITFADRESAQRAIVERIAPVLLAAERDGQLTSWWFMNKHPWPLRYRADEPSPAVEALLSDLVKDGTAVSWLPYIYEPETHAFGGAQAMDVAHDLFHMDSRHLLTYEPGPEQLGRRETAVLLASVMMRAAGLDWLEQGDVWAKVAALRPATGLLPAARAAELAPAMRKLMTVDAHSLCRPNGPLAEHNEWVAAFEWAGTALADLAGRGALARGLRAVIAHHMIFHANRAGLLRDDQSAMANIAREVIMGTSDNTASTDEATAETHSVRAVNTDTIAAPTAAAERLRNALVDQLRAGGHARTAAVENALRTVPRHVFVPDASLEDAYANAPVHIKYDTDGTSISCASQPGVVALMLDQLDAQPGERILELGAGTGYNAALLAHLVGESGHVTTLDVDDDLVEGARAHLAAAGLTNVEAVTRDGALGYAEGAPYDRIIATVGAHGVPHAWMQQLAPGGRLLVPQRLKGTVSRSIAYEQRDGRWVSLGSEMNTFMPLRRGIADDDRRVIPLSADGTVRLQAPAGQNIDADALAEVLDQPRTEEWTGMMVRAMESPEWMELFVTCSLPSGLIRMLFPQNAKSTLLTEDPYPSSTAAVDKGAVTYLARRVSEKKTPEGDKLWEFGVIGHGPGSDELATKVADAIRTWDRAYRGREATFEIQPLDAPAIEQRPGLFALDTPLNRIVVDWR; this is encoded by the coding sequence ATGCCCCCGGACCGCTCCGACCGCTGGCAGCAACACAACATCACCTTCGCTGACCGCGAGAGCGCCCAGCGCGCCATCGTCGAACGCATCGCCCCTGTCCTCCTCGCCGCAGAAAGGGACGGGCAGCTCACCAGCTGGTGGTTCATGAACAAGCATCCCTGGCCGCTGCGGTACCGCGCCGACGAGCCTTCACCCGCCGTCGAAGCGCTGCTGAGCGACCTCGTCAAGGACGGCACGGCCGTGTCATGGCTGCCCTACATCTACGAACCCGAGACCCACGCCTTCGGCGGGGCCCAGGCCATGGACGTCGCCCATGACCTGTTTCACATGGACAGCCGCCACCTGCTCACCTACGAACCAGGCCCGGAGCAGCTGGGACGCCGGGAAACCGCCGTGCTGCTGGCAAGCGTGATGATGCGAGCGGCTGGCCTGGACTGGTTGGAGCAGGGCGACGTATGGGCAAAGGTCGCCGCCCTCCGACCGGCCACCGGCCTTTTGCCTGCTGCGCGGGCCGCCGAACTGGCGCCCGCGATGCGGAAGCTGATGACGGTCGACGCCCATAGCCTATGTCGCCCGAACGGCCCGCTCGCCGAGCACAACGAGTGGGTCGCCGCTTTCGAGTGGGCGGGTACCGCGCTCGCCGACCTTGCAGGCCGCGGCGCCCTCGCCCGTGGTCTGCGAGCCGTCATTGCCCACCACATGATCTTTCACGCCAACCGCGCCGGTCTCCTCCGGGACGACCAAAGCGCCATGGCCAACATCGCACGAGAGGTAATCATGGGAACGAGTGACAACACCGCGTCGACCGACGAGGCAACGGCCGAGACGCATAGCGTCAGGGCGGTGAACACCGACACGATCGCCGCTCCCACGGCTGCCGCCGAACGCCTCCGCAACGCCCTGGTCGACCAGCTTCGCGCGGGCGGGCACGCCCGCACGGCCGCAGTCGAGAATGCGCTGCGGACTGTGCCCCGTCACGTGTTCGTGCCGGATGCGTCGCTCGAAGACGCCTACGCCAACGCACCAGTGCACATCAAGTACGACACCGACGGCACATCGATCTCGTGCGCATCCCAGCCGGGCGTCGTCGCCCTCATGCTGGACCAGCTCGACGCCCAGCCCGGCGAGCGCATCCTCGAACTCGGCGCCGGCACCGGCTACAACGCCGCTCTCCTCGCCCACCTGGTCGGGGAGAGCGGGCACGTGACCACCCTCGATGTCGACGACGACCTCGTAGAGGGCGCTCGCGCACACCTGGCCGCAGCCGGTCTCACCAACGTCGAGGCCGTGACCCGCGACGGGGCCCTCGGCTACGCCGAAGGAGCGCCGTACGACCGGATCATCGCCACCGTAGGCGCCCACGGCGTACCCCACGCCTGGATGCAACAGCTCGCCCCCGGCGGCCGGCTCCTCGTCCCCCAACGCCTGAAGGGCACCGTCTCCCGGTCCATCGCCTACGAGCAGCGCGACGGCCGATGGGTGTCTCTCGGCAGCGAGATGAACACCTTCATGCCGCTCCGTCGGGGCATCGCCGACGACGACCGCCGCGTCATCCCGCTCAGCGCAGACGGCACCGTCCGGCTTCAGGCCCCCGCTGGGCAGAACATCGACGCCGATGCCCTCGCCGAAGTCCTGGACCAGCCGCGCACCGAGGAGTGGACCGGCATGATGGTCCGCGCCATGGAGTCGCCGGAGTGGATGGAACTGTTCGTCACCTGTTCCCTCCCTTCCGGCCTCATCCGGATGCTGTTCCCCCAGAACGCCAAGAGCACTCTGCTGACAGAAGACCCCTACCCCTCGTCGACTGCGGCCGTCGACAAGGGCGCCGTCACCTACCTGGCGCGACGCGTGTCGGAGAAGAAGACCCCCGAGGGCGACAAGCTCTGGGAGTTCGGCGTCATCGGCCACGGCCCCGGCAGCGACGAGCTCGCCACGAAGGTCGCCGACGCCATCCGCACCTGGGACCGCGCATACCGCGGCCGCGAGGCCACGTTCGAAATCCAGCCCCTCGACGCCCCCGCCATCGAGCAGCGCCCCGGACTCTTCGCTCTCGACACCCCGCTGAACCGCATCGTCGTCGACTGGCGGTGA
- a CDS encoding FxLD family lanthipeptide produces MTRSTVVPSSTHVSQQTPRTSDGFDLDVSLVEVADPAGLVNLTDDNCGTTCGACTTNVA; encoded by the coding sequence ATGACACGCAGCACCGTAGTACCGAGCAGTACTCATGTGAGCCAGCAGACCCCGAGGACGTCTGACGGATTCGACCTGGACGTGTCCCTCGTCGAGGTCGCCGATCCCGCAGGTCTGGTCAACCTGACCGACGACAACTGCGGAACCACCTGCGGCGCCTGCACCACCAACGTCGCCTGA